The stretch of DNA CGCCGCCGGGATCGACCTGGAACACGAGCGCGCCGAGCGCGATGCCGGCTACCGGCTCGACACGCCGCTGCTGGCCTTGTGGGGCGCACAAGGCGTGGTGCAGCGCTGCTTCGATCCGCTGCTGGAGTGGCGCAAGGTGGCGTCGAATGTGGAGGGCGAGGCCCTGGGCTGCGGCCACTACATCCCGGAAGAAGCGCCGGAAACATTGCTGGCGCGGGCGCTGCCTTTTCTGCTGGCTTGACCGGTTCAGGCGCGCGCCACGCCGAAAAACACGTCCCTATAATTCCCGGCGCAGGTCCATGCGCTTTGCTGCCGGCCCTGTGCACGATGCGCCAACGGCCGGCATGCTCCTTGCCGGCAAAGTTCCCTCTATCACTTTGATCGGCACCATATGGACCGCACAGATGAGGACTTGTTTGCATCGACCGGCGACGGCGCCGCGCCGCGCCGGCTGCTGGGTTTACGCCAGGCAGTTGCCCTGATCGTTGGCGTGGTGATCGGGGCCGGCATCTTCAAGTCGCCCTCCATCGTTGCCGGACTCAGCGGCAGCGCCGACTGGATGTTTGCCATGTGGATCCTGGGCGGCCTGGTCTCGCTGATCGGCGCCCTGTGCTATTCCGAACTCAGCACCGCCTACCCGCATCCCGGCGGCGACTACCACTTCCTGCACCGCGCCTACGGCCGCGCCACCGCCTTCCTGTTCGGCTGGGCCCGCTTTGCGGTGATCACCACCGGCTCGATCGCGCTGCTGGCCTTCGTGTTCGGCGACTACATGCAGCAGGCGCTGCCGCTCACGGTGCTGCCCGAGGGCTGGGGCGCCACCGCCTACGCCTGCGCGGTCATCGTCGTCCTGTCGATCGTCAACCTGCAGGGACTGCGCACCGGCGCCGGGGCCCAGATGTGGCTGACGCTGGCCGAGATCGGCGGCCTGCTGCTGCTGGTGACCGCCGCGGCCTTCTTCACCGACGCGGCCCCCGCGGCCGCACCGGCGCTTGCCGCGCCCGACACGGCGGTACCGGTCTCGTTCGGCATGGCCATGGTATTCGTCCTGCTCACCTACGGCGGCTGGAACGAGGCGGCCTACATCAGCGCCGAAATTTGCGGCGGCGCCGCCAGCATGGTGCGCGCCCTGACCCTGTCGATCCTGATCATCACGACCCTTTACTTGATGGTCACCTGGGCCTGCCTGCAGGTGCTCGGCATGCAGGGCATGGCCAGGTCCGAGGCGCTGGCGGCCGACGTCATGGGCATCGCCTTCGGCGCCTCCGGCGAAAAAGTGATCTCGATCCTGGTCGCCATCTCGGCGCTGACCTCCATCAACGCCACCATGATCGTCGGCGCGCGCACCGGTTTCGCCATGGGCCGCGACTGGCGCGCGCTGCGCAAGCTCGGCCAGTGGAACGAGGCCAGCAGCACGCCGACGGTGGCGATGTCGATCCAGTGCGCCGCCGCCCTGCTCCTGGTCGGCATCGGCACCGCCTTCGGCAGCGGCTTCAAGGCCATGGTCGAGTTCACGGCGCCGGTGTTCTGGCTGTTCTTCCTGCTCAGCGGCGTGTCGCTGTTCGTGCTGCGCCGGCGCGAGCCCGACCTGCCGCGGCCGTTCCGGGTGCCGCTGTATCCCCTGCTGCCCCTGCTGTTCTGCGCCACCTGCGCCTACATGCTCTGGTCCAGCCTGTCCTACGTGTACAGCCAGTCGCTCGGCGGGCTGAACGCGGCCTGGATCGGGGTGGCCGTCCTCGCCAGCGGTTCCCTGTTGCTGCTCTGCCTGGACCGCAAGGACGGCGCCAGTGCTGTCACAACACGACCCGTTCCCTAGTCCCACCTGAAGGAGTCCACATGCAAACCGACGAACGCCGCCGTACCCTGCTGCTGTCCGCCGCCGCCGCCGCGGGCACCATCCTGCTGCCGACCCATGCGCATGCGCAAGCCCTGGCAGAGCCCGATCGCCTGGACGTGCCCTACGTGCCCACACCCCAGGAAGTGGTCGAGCGCATGCTCGAGATGGGCCGGGTCGGCAAGAACGACGTGCTGTACGACCTCGGCTGCGGCGACGGCCGCATCGTCGTGACCGCGGCCAGGAAGCGCGGCGCGCGCGGCACCGGCATCGACCTGAACCCGGTGCGCATCGCCGAGGCGAAGGAAAACGCCAAGACGGCCGGGGTGGCCGAGCGCGTCAACTTCAAGGTGGGCGACCTGTTCCAGGCCGACGTGTCGCCGGCGACGGTGGTGACGCTCTACCTGCTGCCTTCGGTAAACGTCAAGCTGCGCCCGCGCCTGTGGCAGCAGCTCAAGGTCGGCACCCGCGTGGTGTCGCATGCCTTCGACATGGGGCCGGAATGGCCGCCCGAGAAGAAGGACGAGGTCGACGGCCGCACCATTTATTTCTGGACCATCACCGACGCCCACAAGAAAGCCCTGAAAGTCTGAGCGGCCGCGGGTCGATGCTCAGGGAGGCGTTACCGCGGTTGCCGCCGCCTCCCGCGGCGGCACCCGGTAGGTCTCGCCGATGCGCAGCACGCCGAAGGCTCCCTCGCTCACGCCCTGGGCCTGGCGCGCGAGCGCGAGATCGCGCGGGGCCTGGTCGATGCGCTCCTGGCCCATCGGGAAGGTGCCCCAATGCATGCCGACGCTGCGCCGCACACCCAGTTCGCGGTGGATGCGGACGGCCTCGTCCGGGCTGACGTGGGAATTGCGGTACCACACCGGCTGGTAGGCGCCGATGCCGATCGCGGCCAGGTCGAAGCCTGCGGGATAGCGGGCGGCGATGTCCCGGATGTCTTTCGAATAGCCCAGGTCGCCCGAGAAGAAGAAGGAGAAGCCGGGGCGTGTCACGGCCCAGGCGCCCCACAGGGTTTCGTTGCGGTCATACAGCCCGCGCGCCGACCAGTGGTGCACCGGCAGGAACTGCAGCTCCAGGCCGCGCAGCCGCGCCTTGTCCCACCAGTCGACGCGGACGATGCGCGAGCGCTCGCCGCCGGTCACGTGCCGCGCCAGCCACAGGTCGACGCCCAGCGGCGCGTACAGCATGGGCGCGCCGCCCTTCTGGCGGTACAGGGCGCGCAGCGAGGCGAGCGACAGGTGGTCGTAGTGCGAATGGCTGATCAGGATGGCGTCGATGTGCGGCAGTTCGTGCAGCGCCACGCCGGGCGCCTGCAGGCGCTTCGGGCCGGCAAAGGACAACGGCGAGGCGCGCTCGTCGAACACCGGGTCGAGGAGGATGTTCACGCCGTTACCGGTCTGCAGCAGGAAGCTCGCGTGGCCGATCCAGGTGAGCGCCGGCTCGGTCTTGTTGGCATGCAGGTAGGCCAGGTCGGCGCGCACGGTGGGCACCGGCGCCAGGGGCAGGCGCTCGGAGCCGTCCGAGGTCCAGTTCCTGATGCGCCCGGCCCAGCCCTCGAAGAAGCCGGCTTTCGGCCGCTGGTAGGCCGGATTCGGCGGGTAGTTGTTGGCGAAGCCCTCGGGCCGGTGGTGCGGCTTGCCCGCGTCATAGTAGGGGTTCACTTGGGCGCAGCCCGCAAGCAGGGAAGCGGCAAGGACGATACTCGGCAGGGCAAGGCGGGCTGGCAGGGGCATGGAGGACGCGGGACGGTGGAAAACGCCGAGTATAAGGGATCGCCCGCGCGGCCTTCGGCGCGGTAGCAGAAGTGTCCCGGGCGCTGCAAACAAGATTTGCAAGAAAGCCTCCCGATGCAAATTTTATTTGCATAAAATGCAAGAAATGCACATCTGGTCGTCCCCGCGAGAATCCGCATCGCCATTTTGCCATTTCCTTATTGTTGCCCAGGATGTAAGCTATGGGGCCCAGCGCACACGCTGGCGACGCCCGCGGCCCGTACCCATCCCGCGGGCTCCCGTCTGGCCACAAGCGGGACGTCCCGTGCGCATCCGCTGTCGTTCTGCTACCGTAGCGAAGCAGCGGCGGCGCACCAGCCCGGCACCATGCGCCGGTGCGGCAGCGACCTCTTTAACTTTTCCGGCACCTTATTTGGCTGTTCACTATGACTTCTTCGACCGATCTCGACAACGCGCTCCCCCTCGACATGATCATCTTCGGCGGCATGGGCGACCTGGCGATGCGCAAGCTGCTCCCCGCGCTCTACATGGCCTACCTGCACGGCAACCTGCCGCCGCAGACCCGCATCATCTCGACCGGGCGCCAGGAGTTCGACCGCGACGCCTACCTCCGCTTCGTCGAAGACAATTCGCGCTCCTTCATCGCGAGCGCCAACTTCAACGACAAGACCTGGGACGGCTTCCTGCAGCTGCTCGGCTACGTGCGCCTCGACGTCCAGGCCGCGCCTGACTTCACCACCCTGGCCAATGCCGCCCACCCGGGCGCGCAGCGCGTGTTCTACCTGTCCACCTCGCCCAGCCTGTTCACCACCATCTGCGCCAAGCTGGCCGCCGCCGGCCTGGTCGACGCCAACGCGCGCGTGGTGCTCGAAAAGCCGCTGGGCCATGACCTCGACTCGGCCATCGAGATCAACGAAGCGGTGGGCAAGCACTTCGCCGAATCGCAGATCTACCGGATCGACCACTACCTCGGCAAGGAGACCGTGCAGAACCTGATGGTGCTGCGCTTCGGGAACTCGATCCTGGAACCGCTGTGGCGCGCGCCGAACATCTCGAGCGTGCAAATCACGGTGGCGGAGGAAGTCGGCGTCGGCAGCCGCGCCGGCTTCTACGACAGCACCGGCGCAATGCGCGACATGGTCCAGAACCACCTGCTGCAGCTGCTGTGCATCGTCGCCATGGAGCCGCCCACCTCGCTCTCGCCGGACGCGGTGCGCGACGAGAAGCTGAAGGTGCTGCGCTCGCTGCGCCGCCTCAAGCTGGCCGACATCGCGCGCGACACGGTGCGCGGACAATACGTCCACGGCGTCAGCGGCAACCAGGAAGTGGGCGGCTATCTCGAAGAGAAGAACGTGCCGGCGGACAGCAAGACCGAGACCTTCGTGGCCCTGCGCGCCCACATCGACACCTGGCGCTGGTCCAAGGTGCCGTTCTACCTGCGCACCGGCAAGCGCATGGCGCGCCGTTCCTCGAAGATCGTGGTGGAGTTCGCCAATCCGCCCTTCCCGCTGTTCCCCGACATGCCGGGCGGCGTCGCCAACCGCCTGGTGATCGAGCTGCAGCCGGAAGAAGCGATCAAGCTGCAGATCATGGCCAAGCAGCCCGGCAGCGGCATGCAGATGCAGCAGGTGGCCCTGAACCTCGACCTGCAATCGGCCTTCCAGCAGCGCCGCGCCGAAGCCTACGAACGCCTCTTGATCGACGTGGTGCGCGGCCGCCTGACCCATTTCATGCGCCGCGACGAACTGGAGGCTGCCTGGGCCTGGGCCGACCCGATCATCGAAGGCTGGAGCACGCTTGACGAAAAGCCGCATCCCTACGCGGCCGGCTCCTGGGGACCGGCGGAGGCTTTCGCCCTGCTGGCGCGCGACGGTTTCGCCTGGGTCGAGTAAGTCCTACGACGGCATGGACCTGCGCCGCGCGCGCAGGATCCAGGCATACAGCAGGCCGTTGATGACGAGCACGCCTGCGGCGAGGCCCAGTTGCAGGCCGCGCGTCATCTCCCCCGGATAAATCAGCGGCAGCAGGTAACGGTCGATGAAGCCGCCGCTGTAGCCGGACTCTCCCGCCAGCAGGCGCACGCGGTATTCTAGATAAGTCAGCGGGCAGACGCCGCCCAGCACCTCGATGCCGAAGCCCCAGGCGGCGGCCGCCAGGTGGAGCGGCAGCAGGCGCGGCCGGCGCAGCACCGCCAAGGCGCCGAACACGACGAACAGGATGAAACCGAGGTGCACGAGCAGCACCGCATCCGCCAGGAAACGATAGACCATGCTGAATCGATCCTCCGGGAAAAGGCTTGATCGCACAGTTTAATACGTCGCAAAGCCCCATGACATCCAACGCGTGCACGATTGAAGCCTGGCGCCGGGCGGCGTAGAGTAGCTGGTCTTCGAACCCGGTGAGAACGCCATGCACGCCATGAATCAGCAAGCCTTTGCCCTGCCCTCGTTTGCTTCGCTCGGAGCAAGCATATTGAAGAACATGGACCGCAGCCGCCAGGCGCGCGGCAAGCTGTTTGAGCGTGCCGGCTACGGTCCGCAGGAAACCCCGTTCACCATCCTGCACAGCGAACCGGGCCTGAACCTGCGCCGCTTTGGCGCTTCACACGAGGACGGCCCCGCCGTGCTGCTCGTTCCCGCGCCCATCAAGCGTTCCTACATCTGGGACCTGGCGCCCGAGATCAGCGTCGTGCGGCGCTGGATGGAGCGCGGCTACCAGGTCTACCAGGCCGAGTGGACGCCGCTTCCCGACGATGGCGCAGACGAGGACTTCGGCCTCGACGACTACGGCGAGCGCCTGCTGGCCGCCTGCCAGCAGGCCATCGCGCTTGACAGCGGCAAGGCCACCTTGACCATCGCCGGCCACTCGCTGGGCGGCATCCTGGCCGCGATCTACAGCTGCCTGCACCCCGACCGGGTCGACGCCACGGTGTTGCTGGAGTCGCCCCTGCATGTCGAGCGGGCGTCCTGCTGCTTCACGCCGCTGATCGACTCCACGCCGCATGCGCGCCCGATCGCGGACAGCTTCCGCCAGGTGCCGGGGGTATTCCTGAACATGATGAGCGCCATCGCCGAACCGCATGCCTTCCAGTGGGAGGGCATGATGGACCGTTACCTGTCGCTGGCCAGCCCGCAATTGTTCGCCACCCACATGCGGGTGGAGCGCTGGACCCACGACGAATTCCCCCTGCCCGGCCGGCTGTTCACCGAGCTGGTCGAACAGCTCTACCGCAAGGACGAATTCATGCAGGGCGAGCTGCGCATCGGCGCGCGCCGCATCGGTCCGCACGACCTGCGCGCGCCCCTGGTCAGCGTGCTCGATCCGCGCAGCAAGCTGATTCCCGAAGCCGCGATGCGGCCCTTCCACGAGGCCGCGGGCAGCGAACGCAAGTGCCTGCTGCACTACGGCGGCGACGTCGGCGTCAACCTGCAGCACGTCGGTGTGCTGGTCGGAAACAGCGCCCATGCGCGCATCTGGCCGGCGATCTTCGACTGGCTCGCGGGCATTCGGCATTAACAGGGCCGCCAGCGCATCTGCAGGCGGCCGCTTTCCTCCGCGTCGACCGTGAAGCCCAGCGCCGCGTACAGCCGGCGCGCACCTGGGTTGTCGGTGCGCACCGCCAGCGTCAGCGCCTGCCCATCCTGCGCGGCCTGACGCTGCAGGCGGCGCAGCGCCTCGCCGGCGACGCCGCGCCCGCGCGCTTGGGGCATCACAGCGATATCGACCACCCGGACGGCGCCCGGCACGCCCGCCGTCACCAGCCGGCCCACCGGCACGCCGTCCAGTTCCAGCACCTCCACCACCGCATCGGGATAGCTGCTGCGGTAGCCGGCCACCTGCATGCGCTGCTGCATGGCGACGATGCCGTCGATGTAGCGCGGGTCGGCGAGCAGGCCCAGCAAGTCATCGCGGGTGGAGCGGTACAGGGCGAGGAAGAAGTCATCGTCGGATGGCAGGGCGGGCCGGAGATGCAGGGCGGGAAGCGACATGGCGGGGATGCTGGGCATGGTGGAGGTTTCCCGGCAGTATATCCGGTTGCAAGCCCGGACACGGCCTCTGCAATCTGCGCTACCATGCCGGGCATTCTCCCGCCAACGCCAAGCAAGGATCCACGTGTTACCCGTACTCGCCCTCGACGTGGGCGCCGCCATCAAGACCCTGGTGCTGACCCTCGACCTGATCGGCACCTTCGTCTTCGCCCTCAGCGGCGCCATCGCCGGCGCGCGCCGCCGCCTCGACATCTTCGGGGTGCTGGTGCTGTCGTTTGTCGCCGCCACCTCGGGCGGCATCGTGCGCGACCTCCTGATCGGCGCCACCCCGCCGGCCGCGATCCGGGACTGGCGCTACATGGCGGTGTCGCTGCTGGCCGGCCTGGTCATCTTCTTCTGGTATCCGATCGTCAACCGGCTGCGCAATCCGGTGCTGATCTTCGACGGCGCCGGCCTGGCGCTGTTCTGCGTGGCCGGCGCGCAAAAGGCGCTGGTGTTCGGCGCCGACCCGTGGGCAGCCGCCCTGCTCGGCATGTTGACCGGCATCGGCGGCGGCGTCGCGCGCGACGTCCTGCTCAACGACGTGCCCGCGGTGTTCCGCTCCGACATCTACGCGGTCGCTGCGCTCGCAGGCGCCAGCGTCGTCGTGCTCGGCGACGCGCTGCGGCTACCCGCCGCTCCGACCGCCAGCGCCGGCGCCGCCCTGTGCTTCGGGCTGCGCGTGGCCGCGATCCGCTACGGCTGGCACCTGCCCACCGCCCGCCACCCCGACGGACCCGACGACGAAGCGAAGGATCCGAAACATGGCGAGTACCGCTGAAGCCGGCCTGACTTCACTCCAGTGCGCGGCCGCGCGGCCTTCAGCGATTCGAGCAGGAACATCTCCCCGGCTTCGGCAATGCCTGTCAACGCCGCTGGCCGATCGTCCCTGGCCGGGTGAAACGCTCACCCGGAGGTCGGCCCTCGAAGTAACTCCACAGGTCAAGATTGTCAACACGGAACGGTCCGCCACGCCTGTTTTTGTCCAGATGTAAATATATTTCTTGCATTAAATAAAATTTCGGCAATATGATGCAGCCCAAGCCATTGCATTTAATGCATGTGGCGGGGCGGCCAGCGCTGCGCGCCCGAGAGTCGTAATGTTGCATGAACGCCAACTGAAGCACGTCGGACTCCCTTACTACAATTAAAAGGAAACCGCATGAGCAAGAGAGCCTCGCCCCCGTCGGACCAACGCGGGTTGCAATCACTACGTAGCGCTTCCGGCAAGCCGCGCTTGCTGGCCCTGAGCATCGCCCTCGCCTTCTCGGCCGTGGTGCCGACCGCGGCGGCCGCCCCCGCCAGCGCACCGGCCGTCTCGGTCCAGCGCGCGGCCCCGTACTGGTAGGACGTCTCCCTGGCTGCCGATTCAGCCGGCGCCAAGACCATGCAAGGCGCCCAGGACGCGAAGACCGGCAAGCAGCCCGCCCTGCAGCTCAAGCGCGCGCGCACCGCCACGCTCGACCTGGGCGGCATGCAGACGCTGACCGCCGCCGCACCGGCCGAGAACAGGACGCGCGCGATATCCAGTCCGCTGACAATCTCCCTGCCGCACCCGG from Massilia varians encodes:
- a CDS encoding APC family permease; translation: MDRTDEDLFASTGDGAAPRRLLGLRQAVALIVGVVIGAGIFKSPSIVAGLSGSADWMFAMWILGGLVSLIGALCYSELSTAYPHPGGDYHFLHRAYGRATAFLFGWARFAVITTGSIALLAFVFGDYMQQALPLTVLPEGWGATAYACAVIVVLSIVNLQGLRTGAGAQMWLTLAEIGGLLLLVTAAAFFTDAAPAAAPALAAPDTAVPVSFGMAMVFVLLTYGGWNEAAYISAEICGGAASMVRALTLSILIITTLYLMVTWACLQVLGMQGMARSEALAADVMGIAFGASGEKVISILVAISALTSINATMIVGARTGFAMGRDWRALRKLGQWNEASSTPTVAMSIQCAAALLLVGIGTAFGSGFKAMVEFTAPVFWLFFLLSGVSLFVLRRREPDLPRPFRVPLYPLLPLLFCATCAYMLWSSLSYVYSQSLGGLNAAWIGVAVLASGSLLLLCLDRKDGASAVTTRPVP
- a CDS encoding SAM-dependent methyltransferase, yielding MQTDERRRTLLLSAAAAAGTILLPTHAHAQALAEPDRLDVPYVPTPQEVVERMLEMGRVGKNDVLYDLGCGDGRIVVTAARKRGARGTGIDLNPVRIAEAKENAKTAGVAERVNFKVGDLFQADVSPATVVTLYLLPSVNVKLRPRLWQQLKVGTRVVSHAFDMGPEWPPEKKDEVDGRTIYFWTITDAHKKALKV
- a CDS encoding MBL fold metallo-hydrolase — protein: MPLPARLALPSIVLAASLLAGCAQVNPYYDAGKPHHRPEGFANNYPPNPAYQRPKAGFFEGWAGRIRNWTSDGSERLPLAPVPTVRADLAYLHANKTEPALTWIGHASFLLQTGNGVNILLDPVFDERASPLSFAGPKRLQAPGVALHELPHIDAILISHSHYDHLSLASLRALYRQKGGAPMLYAPLGVDLWLARHVTGGERSRIVRVDWWDKARLRGLELQFLPVHHWSARGLYDRNETLWGAWAVTRPGFSFFFSGDLGYSKDIRDIAARYPAGFDLAAIGIGAYQPVWYRNSHVSPDEAVRIHRELGVRRSVGMHWGTFPMGQERIDQAPRDLALARQAQGVSEGAFGVLRIGETYRVPPREAAATAVTPP
- the zwf gene encoding glucose-6-phosphate dehydrogenase; protein product: MTSSTDLDNALPLDMIIFGGMGDLAMRKLLPALYMAYLHGNLPPQTRIISTGRQEFDRDAYLRFVEDNSRSFIASANFNDKTWDGFLQLLGYVRLDVQAAPDFTTLANAAHPGAQRVFYLSTSPSLFTTICAKLAAAGLVDANARVVLEKPLGHDLDSAIEINEAVGKHFAESQIYRIDHYLGKETVQNLMVLRFGNSILEPLWRAPNISSVQITVAEEVGVGSRAGFYDSTGAMRDMVQNHLLQLLCIVAMEPPTSLSPDAVRDEKLKVLRSLRRLKLADIARDTVRGQYVHGVSGNQEVGGYLEEKNVPADSKTETFVALRAHIDTWRWSKVPFYLRTGKRMARRSSKIVVEFANPPFPLFPDMPGGVANRLVIELQPEEAIKLQIMAKQPGSGMQMQQVALNLDLQSAFQQRRAEAYERLLIDVVRGRLTHFMRRDELEAAWAWADPIIEGWSTLDEKPHPYAAGSWGPAEAFALLARDGFAWVE
- a CDS encoding DUF2784 domain-containing protein; protein product: MVYRFLADAVLLVHLGFILFVVFGALAVLRRPRLLPLHLAAAAWGFGIEVLGGVCPLTYLEYRVRLLAGESGYSGGFIDRYLLPLIYPGEMTRGLQLGLAAGVLVINGLLYAWILRARRRSMPS
- a CDS encoding alpha/beta fold hydrolase encodes the protein MHAMNQQAFALPSFASLGASILKNMDRSRQARGKLFERAGYGPQETPFTILHSEPGLNLRRFGASHEDGPAVLLVPAPIKRSYIWDLAPEISVVRRWMERGYQVYQAEWTPLPDDGADEDFGLDDYGERLLAACQQAIALDSGKATLTIAGHSLGGILAAIYSCLHPDRVDATVLLESPLHVERASCCFTPLIDSTPHARPIADSFRQVPGVFLNMMSAIAEPHAFQWEGMMDRYLSLASPQLFATHMRVERWTHDEFPLPGRLFTELVEQLYRKDEFMQGELRIGARRIGPHDLRAPLVSVLDPRSKLIPEAAMRPFHEAAGSERKCLLHYGGDVGVNLQHVGVLVGNSAHARIWPAIFDWLAGIRH
- a CDS encoding GNAT family N-acetyltransferase, translated to MPSIPAMSLPALHLRPALPSDDDFFLALYRSTRDDLLGLLADPRYIDGIVAMQQRMQVAGYRSSYPDAVVEVLELDGVPVGRLVTAGVPGAVRVVDIAVMPQARGRGVAGEALRRLQRQAAQDGQALTLAVRTDNPGARRLYAALGFTVDAEESGRLQMRWRPC
- a CDS encoding trimeric intracellular cation channel family protein; amino-acid sequence: MLPVLALDVGAAIKTLVLTLDLIGTFVFALSGAIAGARRRLDIFGVLVLSFVAATSGGIVRDLLIGATPPAAIRDWRYMAVSLLAGLVIFFWYPIVNRLRNPVLIFDGAGLALFCVAGAQKALVFGADPWAAALLGMLTGIGGGVARDVLLNDVPAVFRSDIYAVAALAGASVVVLGDALRLPAAPTASAGAALCFGLRVAAIRYGWHLPTARHPDGPDDEAKDPKHGEYR